In the genome of Arthrobacter alpinus, the window CTCCTTGGGTGAATACCAAACCGCACTGTTTTGGCCAATAAAAAAGGACCCGAACAAGGAGCGGTGGTTCGCTCAATGATCGGATCCTGCCCAGTTGCCCAGTTACATATCCTTTAGATAAGTGTGCGCAGTTTCTGTGACCTTCGTCAAATCCGCAGCCCACCATGCCGTTCCGAAATGTTCGCCTGGCCCCGGTAGACTCCCTGACCATGACCCCCGAAGCAAACTCCATGACCATCCACGCCATCTTCCTCGACGTTGACGGCACGTACGCTGACTTCGGAATTGTGCCCGAAGCGCATGTTCTGGCCGTGCAGGCTGCACGCGCCAACGGGCACAAGGTGTTCCTGTGCACGGGGCGGCCAGTCTCGATGTTGCCCGAACACATCCTCGATGCAGGTTTTGACGGCCTGGTTGCCAGCGCCGGCGCTTATGTGGAAGTTGCTGGTGAGGTGCTGCTGGACACCCGCTTCTCGGCGGATTTGGCGGGCCGAACCGTGGCTGTTTTGGACGCCCACGATTCCGTCTACGTATTGGAAGCCCAAGAATCACTTCACGTGGCACCGGCGGCCGAACAACGGTTGCGGCGCATCATCGAGGCGCACTTCGACAAATCATCCAACGGCCCAGGCAAGGGATCCTCCGCCATCTTGGGGTCATTGCTTCCCTGGAGCGCACAGTCACCACTGTTCGCCAAGGTTTCCGTCTTTGAATCCCCGATCCCCATGGAGCTGATTGCCGCAGAAATCGGTGCGGAGATCGCCGTCGTCGCCAACTCGATTGCCGACGAGGGAGCTCATGCCGGAGAGCTGTACCAGCGAACCATCAGCAAGGCCGACGGCGTGGCCGTCGCCATCGCGAAACTCGGGATCGAGCAGGGCAACACCATCGCGTTTGGTGATGGCCAGAACGATCTTGAAATGGTTGCCTACGCAGGCATAGGTGTCGCCATCGAGGGATCTTCCGCCGAACTCTTGGCCCTCGCCGACCGCACCACCGCGCCGCCGTCGCGCGATGGAATTGCCACTGCCTTCGCGGAACTCGGGCTGATCTAGCCCGAACACCGGCCTCGTCGATTTCCGCGCCCGCCTCCCAGAAATGCGCCCCGTAGACGGGGCGCATTTCTGGGAGGCGGGCGCGGTTTTGTGGGGGATGGGGTGGGCCCGCCAAGACAAAACTTGTCCGTGACCTCAATCACGTGTACAGTCTCAGCAGCAGGCAATGCTGCCTGTAAGGATTGTTACTCGGTTACGAGGCAAGACCTGAGACTTACGTCAAACGTATGTCTTGGGTCTTTTTTTGTGCCCGAAAGACGAAAGCGGACAGAAAGGACTGCCATGGCTTCCGTGAATTACCGGACATTGGCCGCAGACATCCTGGAGGGTGTTGGCGGAGAAGAGAACATAGTGGGAGCCACCCACTGCGCAACCCGGCTGCGGCTCACCCTGCGCGACGACGCCAAGGCCAACACGGCCGGCGTTGAGAAGCTGCCCGGCGTGATCACCGTGATGAAGGCCGGCGGCCAGTACCAGGTGGTCATCGGCAACGAGGTCCCCACCGTGTTCGCGGAACTTGGCAAGATCAGCCGCTTCGGGGGCGAAGAAGACTCCGCCGAGGCCGCCCCGGCCAAGGGCAACATCTTCAACCGCTTCATCCAGATGGTCTCCTCCATCTTCCAGCCCATCCTGTGGCCCCTGGCGGCCGCCGGATTGTTCAAGGCCTTCCTGAGCCTGGCCGGAACCTTCGGCTGGATGTCCGCCGAGGACTCCACATACGTCATCCTGAATGCCTCAGCGGATGCCCTGTTCTACTTCCTGCCGCTGTTCCTGGCCATCACGGCCGCCAAGCGCTTCAAGGCCAACCAGTTCACCGCCATGGCCATTGCCGGCGCCCTGGTTTACCCTTCCATTGTGGCTTTGAACGGCACCCAGGCGAACTTCGCCGGAATCCCGTTTTCCGTCATGAACTACACCAGTTCCGTCATCCCGATCATCGTGGCCGTCTGGCTGCTGGGATACCTGGAACGCTTCCTGCTCAAGGTGCTGCCTTCGGCCATCCGCAACTTCATGACCCCCCTGCTGGCCATGGCCATCATGGTTCCGCTGACGCTGCTGACCGTCGGTCCCGCCACGATCTTCCTGGCCAACGGCCTCTCCTCCGGCATCACGGCCATGTTCAGCTTCGCACCGTGGCTGGCCGGAGCGGTCATGGGCGGCTTCTGGCAGGTCTTCGTGGTGTTCGGCCTGCACTGGGGCCTGGTTCCCGTCATGCTCAACGACATCGCCACGACCGGCTCCTCCGTCATGATGGCACCCCTGCTGCCTGCTGTCCTGGCACAGTCGGCCGCCATGCTGGCCGTTGCCCTGCGCAGCCACAGCGCCAAGCGCCGTGAGGTTGCGGCACCGGCGGCGTTCTCCGGCTTCCTGGCCGGCGTCACCGAGCCCGGCATCTACGGCGTGAACCTGCCCCTGAAGAAGCCGTTCTACTTCGGCATAGCCGGCGGTGCCGTGGGCGGTGCCATCGCAGCCATGGGCGGCAGCGCCGCCAACGCCTTCGTGTTCCCGTCCTTGATCGGACTGCCCGCCTTCACCGCGATCGGAAGCTTCACCACCCTTCTGCTGGGCACCGGCGTTGCCATCGCCATCGGCTTCCTGCTGACCTACTTCTTTGGCCCCCGCGAAACCCCTGACACTCTCGACGCCGACGCTGCGGCACCCTCCGCCGCGACGATCGCCAGCGGCAGCGTCAAGGTCCTCGCCCCCGTGACCGGAACCGCCGTCGCCCTTTCCGATGTGCCGGACAAGGTCTTCGCCTCAGGCGCCATGGGTGTTGGACTGGGCATCATCCCCGACGAAAACACCATCCACTCCCCCGTGGCAGGCACCATTGCGGTGGCCATGAAGACCGGTCATGCCTTTGGCATCAAGACCGACGACGGCGTGGAGGTGCTGGTGCACATCGGCATCGACACCGTCCAGATGAAGGGTGAGGGCTTTGCACCCGCCGTGACTCGTGGCCAGCGGGTGGAGGTCGGCGATCTGCTGGCAACAGTCGACCGGGCCAAGATCAAGGACGCCGGCTTCAGCGACATGACCATCATGGTGGTCACGAACACGAAGAATCTCACGGCCGTTGTTCCCGTCGGCCAGGGCCACCTGAACCACGGTGTCCCCGCACTGGACATTGAACTCTAAACACGTCGAACCCCACCACCGAAAGAGGACCCAAGCACCATGAGCAACGCAACTTTCACGCCGGCCACCGGAGCCTTCCCGCAGGGATTCCTCTGGGGCGGCGCCACTGCCGCCAACCAGATTGAGGGCGCCTACGCCACCGGCGGCAAGGGCCTGTCCATCCAGGACGTCATGCCCAAGGGCATCACCGAGCGGCCCACCGAGGGCCCCACGGCCGACAACCTCAAGCAGGTGGCGATTGACTTCTACAACCGCTACGAAGAGGACATTGCACTCTTCGCCGAGATGGGTTTCAAGGTCTACCGCTTCTCCATCGCCTGGAGCCGCATCTTCCCCAACGGTGACGACGCGGAGCCCAACGAAGAGGGCCTGGCCTTCTATGCCCGGGTGCTTGACCAGCTGGAAAAGCACGGCATCGAACCCATGGTCACCATCAGCCACTACGAGACGCCGCTGAACCTGGCACGTACGTACGGCGGCTGGACCAACCGCGCCATGATTGCCTTCTACGAGCGCTACTGTGAAGTCCTTTTTGAGCGTTTCGGCAGCCGGGTGAAGTACTGGCTGACGTTCAACGAGATCAACTCGGTGCTCCACGAGCCCTTCCTCTCCGGCGGCATCCCCACACCGAAGGATGAGCTGACGGAGACGGATCTGTACCAGGCAATCCACCACGAGCTCGTGGCCTCGGCCCGCGTGACCAAACTGGCCCGGACCATCATGCCGGAGGCCAAGATTGGCTGCATGATCCTGGCCCTGCCGGTCTACCCGCTCACGCCGCACCCGGACGACGTGGTCAAGTCCATGGACACCGCCCACGGCAGCTACGCCTTTGGCGACATCCACTGCCGCGGCGCTTACCCCGGCTACCTGCTGCGCTACTTCCGCGACAACGGGATCGAGCTGGACATCACGGAGCAGGACACTGCGGATCTCACCAATACGGTGGACTTTGTCTCCTTCAGCTACTACATGAGCATCTGCGACACGGCCGATCCGGCAGCGGAACAGGGTCCGGGCAACATCATGGGCGGCGTGCCCAACCCCACCCTTGAGGCCTCCGAGTGGGGCTGGCAGATTGACCCGCAGGGTCTTCGCGTGGTCATGAACGACTACTGGGAACGCTGGCAGAAGCCGCTGTTCATCGTGGAAAACGGCATTGGCGCCAAGGATGTTCTGGTGGAGCTCGACGGCGTTAAAACAGTTGAGGATCACTACCGCATCCAGTACATGAACGACCACCTGGTGCAGGTCCGCGAGGCAATTGCCGACGGCGTCGACGTCACGGGATACACATCCTGGGGTTGCATTGATGTTGTCAGCGCTTCCACCGCCCAGATGAGCAAACGCTACGGCTTCATTTACGTTGACCGGAACGACGACGGAAGCGGCACCTTGGAACGCCATAGGAAGAAGTCGTTTGACTGGTACCAGAACGTCATTGCCAGCAATGGCGCAACGTTAAGCTAGGAACAAACGGGGCGGAGGCCACAGGCCTCCGCCCCACCCATCACTCCCGCCAAAGTCGCAAAGAGGAGACAACGGCATGAAGATCCTGCGTGTATTCAATAACAATGTTGTTCTCGCTCGCGAAGATGGCGACGATGGCCGGGAGGTCATCCTGACCGGCCGCGGGCTGGGCTTTCAAACAGGACCCGGCCAGCCCATCGACCCGGCAAATATTGTGCGCACCTTTGTGCCCGACGACGGCCGGGACCCTGACAACTTCGGGGCCATGGTGGCAGCCATTCCGCCCGAACACCTTGCCCTTGCCGAGCAGGCCCTCGAGGCGGGTCGGGCTGAACTGACCATTCCCAACAGCACCTCACTCTCCGTAGCTCTGGCAGATCACCTCAGTTTCGCCATCAAACGCCTGCGGGACGGGATCGCGTTTGAGTACCCTCTTCGGGCAGAGGTCTCTCATCTGTACCCGGCCGAGTTGCGGGCCGCCAAGCGCATTCTTGACCATGTCAACGCCACCCTCGAGTCACCCTTGGACGAGGGCGAGGCAGTCTCGATCGCCCTGCATCTGGTCAACGCCGGCTTTACCGTGGGAGATCTTTCCTTCACGTATCAAATGACGGGGGTCTTCACACAACTTTTTGAGGTCCTGGAACAGGCTTCCGGACGCCCGATCGACCGGGACACCGTCAACGCCGCCCGCTTTATTACTCATCTGCGCTATTTCTTTGTGCGGGCAGGTTCCGGAAAACAGCTGGCCGAAGGCGCCACCAAACTGCGCTCCGCCATCCGGGATTCCTACCCTGACGCCTATGCCACGGCTTTGCGGCTCCAAAGTGTGTTGGAGCTGCGCCTCGGGGAACCCCTGGCCGAAGACGAGGTCACGTACTTGACCTTGCATGTTGCCCGCCTGATCGACGAGCAACGCGACTAAGCAGCGGGGCCGGTTGAGCTGCGCTCCACAAGGGTGGGCGCCTGCGCCGCTCGGCTCGTGACCGGGTCCCCGGCCAAATTCCCCAGAAGCAGGTCAGCGGCCAGCACTCCGTAAGCGGCGACGTCGTGGGAAAGCGCCGTGACACCGGCCAGCTGGCACTGCAGGGAATCGTCCCACGCCAACACAGATACCTGCCCTGGAACGGCAAGGCCCATGGCGGCCAGTGCTTC includes:
- a CDS encoding HAD-IIB family hydrolase; this encodes MTPEANSMTIHAIFLDVDGTYADFGIVPEAHVLAVQAARANGHKVFLCTGRPVSMLPEHILDAGFDGLVASAGAYVEVAGEVLLDTRFSADLAGRTVAVLDAHDSVYVLEAQESLHVAPAAEQRLRRIIEAHFDKSSNGPGKGSSAILGSLLPWSAQSPLFAKVSVFESPIPMELIAAEIGAEIAVVANSIADEGAHAGELYQRTISKADGVAVAIAKLGIEQGNTIAFGDGQNDLEMVAYAGIGVAIEGSSAELLALADRTTAPPSRDGIATAFAELGLI
- a CDS encoding beta-glucoside-specific PTS transporter subunit IIABC — its product is MASVNYRTLAADILEGVGGEENIVGATHCATRLRLTLRDDAKANTAGVEKLPGVITVMKAGGQYQVVIGNEVPTVFAELGKISRFGGEEDSAEAAPAKGNIFNRFIQMVSSIFQPILWPLAAAGLFKAFLSLAGTFGWMSAEDSTYVILNASADALFYFLPLFLAITAAKRFKANQFTAMAIAGALVYPSIVALNGTQANFAGIPFSVMNYTSSVIPIIVAVWLLGYLERFLLKVLPSAIRNFMTPLLAMAIMVPLTLLTVGPATIFLANGLSSGITAMFSFAPWLAGAVMGGFWQVFVVFGLHWGLVPVMLNDIATTGSSVMMAPLLPAVLAQSAAMLAVALRSHSAKRREVAAPAAFSGFLAGVTEPGIYGVNLPLKKPFYFGIAGGAVGGAIAAMGGSAANAFVFPSLIGLPAFTAIGSFTTLLLGTGVAIAIGFLLTYFFGPRETPDTLDADAAAPSAATIASGSVKVLAPVTGTAVALSDVPDKVFASGAMGVGLGIIPDENTIHSPVAGTIAVAMKTGHAFGIKTDDGVEVLVHIGIDTVQMKGEGFAPAVTRGQRVEVGDLLATVDRAKIKDAGFSDMTIMVVTNTKNLTAVVPVGQGHLNHGVPALDIEL
- a CDS encoding glycoside hydrolase family 1 protein; this translates as MSNATFTPATGAFPQGFLWGGATAANQIEGAYATGGKGLSIQDVMPKGITERPTEGPTADNLKQVAIDFYNRYEEDIALFAEMGFKVYRFSIAWSRIFPNGDDAEPNEEGLAFYARVLDQLEKHGIEPMVTISHYETPLNLARTYGGWTNRAMIAFYERYCEVLFERFGSRVKYWLTFNEINSVLHEPFLSGGIPTPKDELTETDLYQAIHHELVASARVTKLARTIMPEAKIGCMILALPVYPLTPHPDDVVKSMDTAHGSYAFGDIHCRGAYPGYLLRYFRDNGIELDITEQDTADLTNTVDFVSFSYYMSICDTADPAAEQGPGNIMGGVPNPTLEASEWGWQIDPQGLRVVMNDYWERWQKPLFIVENGIGAKDVLVELDGVKTVEDHYRIQYMNDHLVQVREAIADGVDVTGYTSWGCIDVVSASTAQMSKRYGFIYVDRNDDGSGTLERHRKKSFDWYQNVIASNGATLS
- a CDS encoding PRD domain-containing protein, translated to MKILRVFNNNVVLAREDGDDGREVILTGRGLGFQTGPGQPIDPANIVRTFVPDDGRDPDNFGAMVAAIPPEHLALAEQALEAGRAELTIPNSTSLSVALADHLSFAIKRLRDGIAFEYPLRAEVSHLYPAELRAAKRILDHVNATLESPLDEGEAVSIALHLVNAGFTVGDLSFTYQMTGVFTQLFEVLEQASGRPIDRDTVNAARFITHLRYFFVRAGSGKQLAEGATKLRSAIRDSYPDAYATALRLQSVLELRLGEPLAEDEVTYLTLHVARLIDEQRD